A DNA window from Anas acuta chromosome 4, bAnaAcu1.1, whole genome shotgun sequence contains the following coding sequences:
- the POMK gene encoding protein O-mannose kinase — protein MEKKPHSAKRESPPREAAAALLVLLVLLLNALLYLYLSELRGSPGRAEAEPSLCPFGYFRLGSVKNCSPWLSCEAINREVRKLKCVGEGAVKKVFLSEWKENKVVLSQLTNIELKEDFLHGLKMLKALQSRHVVRLLGYCEKQFTILTEYHPLGSLRGLNETLHIPKYKGMNTWHRRLMLAIDYVSIIRYLHSSPLGTLVMCDSNDLDKVLSQYLLTSDFHVLVNDLDALPLVNKSSGRLVKCGHRELRGEFVAPEQRWPYGEDVPFDDDLMPPYDEKTDIWKIPDVSNFFLGHVEGSDIVRLHLFDIHAACKRKDPAKRPSAQEILDTYRKVLTLLIREVAMPGTREML, from the exons ATGGAAAAGAAGCCGCACTCGGCGAAAAGGGAGTCGCCGCCCcgtgaggcggcggcggcgctgctggtgctgctggtgctgctcctgaACGCCCTGCTCTACCTCTACCTCAGCGAGCTCCGCGGCTCGCCCGGCCGTGCCGAAGCGGAGCCCAGCCTCTGCCCTTTCGGGTACTTCAGGCTGGGTTCGGTGAAAAATTGTTCCCCCTGGCTCTCCTGCGAAGCCATCAATAGGGAAGTCAGGAAGCTCAAGTGTGTTGGGGAGGGAGCCGTGAAAAAG GTCTTTCTTTCTgagtggaaggaaaacaaagtggtTCTGTCACAGCTCACCAACATAGAGCTGAAGGAGGACTTTCTCCACGGACTGAAGATGCTGAAAGCACTACAAAGCAGGCATGTTGTCCGTCTGCTTGGCTACTGTGAGAAGCAGTTCACAATCCTCACCGAGTACCATCCTCTAGGCTCCCTGAGGGGCTTGAATGAAACTCTCCACATCCCCAAATACAAGGGCATGAACACCTGGCATCGCAGGCTGATGCTTGCCATAGACTATGTGAGCATCATTCGCTACCTGCACAGCAGCCCTCTGGGCACCTTAGTGATGTGTGATTCGAATGATCTGGACAAGGTGCTCTCTCAGTACCTCCTGACAAGTGACTTTCACGTCCTGGTGAATGATTTGGATGCTCTGCCTCTCGTGAACAAGAGCAGTGGCAGGCTGGTGAAGTGTGGTCATCGTGAGCTGCGGGGCGAGTTTGTAGCTCCCGAGCAGCGGTGGCCCTATGGAGAGGATGTGCCGTTCGATGATGACCTCATGCCTCCCTATGATGAGAAAACAGACATCTGGAAAATCCCAGATGTCTCCAATTTTTTCTTGGGCCATGTTGAAGGGAGTGACATTGTGCGATTGCATTTGTTTGACATCCATGCAGCATGTAAGAGGAAGGACCCAGCCAAAAGGCCTTCTGCCCAAGAGATCTTAGACACCTACAGGAAAGTTTTAACTCTGCTGATTCGGGAGGTGGCCATGCCTGGTACTAGGGAAATGTTATAA